From Elusimicrobiota bacterium, the proteins below share one genomic window:
- a CDS encoding thiamine pyrophosphate-dependent enzyme yields the protein MQEKNWGTNAINTWCPGCGNFAILNSIKSVLKSLVADNILAENIVLVSGIGCGAKIVDYINANSVYSIHGRVLPVAEGIKLANPQMKVIGLAGDGDTYGEGMEHLVFAAKRNIDITMIVHNNRVYGLTTGQYTPTSPLGYKGRSTPQGSKETPINPLEIMLASGASFISRGTSTTMELLKKLMREAIMHKGFALVDILQVCVTFFNMYEYYNKNVYELAGHDPADYGKAMQRIREWNYSNTDAKIPLGVFYKKEIPTFEEYYLHLGKETERSQKIHKILENTI from the coding sequence AAAAATTGGGGAACAAACGCTATTAATACCTGGTGTCCTGGCTGCGGTAATTTTGCAATTTTGAATTCAATAAAATCAGTACTAAAGTCGCTGGTTGCGGATAATATATTGGCGGAAAACATAGTCCTTGTTTCCGGAATAGGCTGCGGTGCCAAGATCGTTGATTATATCAATGCCAACAGTGTTTACTCAATTCACGGCCGGGTTCTTCCTGTGGCAGAAGGAATCAAACTTGCTAACCCGCAGATGAAAGTAATTGGTTTAGCCGGTGATGGCGACACTTATGGAGAAGGAATGGAACACCTTGTTTTCGCTGCAAAAAGAAATATTGATATTACCATGATTGTCCACAATAACAGGGTGTATGGGTTGACTACAGGACAGTACACGCCAACATCGCCGTTGGGTTATAAAGGGCGGTCTACACCTCAAGGGAGTAAGGAGACACCGATAAACCCTCTGGAAATCATGCTTGCAAGCGGCGCAAGTTTTATTAGCCGCGGTACATCTACTACTATGGAATTGCTAAAAAAACTTATGAGGGAAGCAATAATGCATAAAGGGTTTGCACTCGTGGATATCCTGCAGGTATGCGTAACATTTTTTAATATGTATGAATACTACAACAAAAACGTGTATGAACTAGCCGGACATGATCCCGCTGATTACGGAAAGGCAATGCAGAGAATCAGGGAATGGAATTATAGTAATACCGATGCTAAAATACCGCTAGGAGTTTTTTATAAAAAAGAAATACCGACGTTTGAAGAATATTATTTACACCTAGGTAAGGAGACAGAACGCAGTCAAAAAATACATAAAATATTGGAGAATACAATATAA